The nucleotide sequence CAAACTCGACCGCGACGCCACCCACACGGTCACGGTCGAGGAACTGGAGGGCCTGGGCGCGGGCAGCAGCGCGGTCGGCGTCAAGGAGAACCTGACGTACCGCGTGGAGGACCTGTGGAACGGGGTGTTCCTGCAGTCCGGGAACGACGCCGTCCGCGTGCTGTGCCACATGAACGGCGGCGTCGAGGCGACCGTCGCGGAGATGAACACCCGCGCCAAGACCCTCCAGGGACTCGACACCCAGGTCGTCTCACCCGACGGCTACGACGCTCCGGGCCAGGTGTCGTCGGCGTACGACCTGGCGCTCTTCTCGCGTGAAGGGCTCAAGAACCCGGACTTCCGGACGTACGCGGCCCGCCAGGAGGCGCAGTTCCCCGGCAAGGACAACACGACCTTCGGCATCTCGAACACCAACACGATGCTGCGCACGTACCCCGGGATGATCGGGGTCAAGAACGGCTACACCACCAACGCGAAGAACACGTTCGTCGGCGCCGCGACCCGCGACGGCCGCACGCTCATGGTGAGCATCATGCGCGTCGGCACCAAGGGCACGATCTACGACTTCACCCGGCAGCTCCTCGACTGGGGCTTCGCGAACGCCCGAACGGCCAAGCCGGTCGGCGAACTCGTCGACCCCATCGGCCCCGACCACGACGAGAACGGGCCGGACGCGTCGCCGCCGCCCGCCCCGGAACCGTCGCCGCAACCGGCGATGCCCGTCGTCGAGAACGCCGGCTCGTCGCAGGGCGGCGGCGTCGACTGGGGACTGTGGGCGGGAGCCGGCATCCCGGCGGTGCTGCTGGTGAGCGGGACCACGGTGTTCCTCATCCGACGGCGCGGATGGTCCCGGCCGACGGTCTACTTCGACGACGACATCGTGCCGTGACACCGCGGCGCGCGTCTCCGCTCGGCTCCGGGGCAAGGCCGGAGCCGAGCGGAGACGGCGACCGAGTGTGACGTCGCGTCAGCGGCCGTCGCGGGAACGGCGCGTGAGGCGTTCCAGGGCCACGCCGGCACCCGCCGTGCCCAGCATGCCGAGCGCGTAGCCCCGCAGAGCGCTCGCCGACCTCGCGGCGCGGCGCGGTGCCGCGGCGGCGTTCTCGGTGCGGTCGGGACGGTCGGCGCCGCCCGACTCGTCGGAGGGCGCGTCGTCGGCGGGGCCGGCCTCGTGGGCGCCGCCCCGGCGACCGCGCCACCGCGGCGGGCGCGCCTCCGACGACGGCGCCTTGGCCTGCCACTCCGAGGCGGTCGTCGCGCCGGCCGGCTCGGGCGCGCCGCCTTCGCCGTCCCGGCCGGCGCCGCCGTCCGTGTGGTGCGGCCTCTCGGCCTCCTCGTGCTCCCGCGCCCAGGCCTCCGCGCGCTTGTCCGTCGCCGTCCACGCCGCGCAGAAGAGCAGGAGCCGGGTCACGAAGTAGATCCACAGCAGCAGCGCGATCGGCACGCCGAACGCGCCGTACATGCTCTTGCCCGCGACCCCGGAGATGTACGTCGCCACGATCAGTTTCAGGATTTCGAAACCGATCGCGCCGATGAGCGCACCCGACAGCGCGGTGCGGCGCGGCATCGTCAGCGTCGGGATGCCGACCAGCAGGTAGACGAACAGCACGAGGCTCGCCAGTACCGCGACCGCGAACGCCGCGATCTGCAACAGGATGCGCCCGGCCGGGTTGTCGTGCAGCCCGATCGTCTCGGAGATACGGCCGATCACACTCGTGGCGAACGTCGACGCGCCGACCGACAGCGCCATCGCGAGCCCGAGGCCGGCCAGGATGCCGATGTCCTTGGCCTTCGCGGTCAGCGTCGCCGTCACGCCCTCGGGCTGCGCCTCGTCCGGGAACCACATCTTGCGGATCGCCTTGCGCACCGCCTCGACCCACCCGAGCCCGGAGAACAGCAGCACCACACCACCGACGAGCCCGACGGCTCCGGCGTTGTCGACCAGCCCCGACAGGTTGATCTTGTCGGCGATCCCGGGGATCTCGTCGGCGATCTTGTCCTGGAGGTCCTGCACCCGCCCGGGGCTCAGCGCCGCGGCGACCACGGCCGCGGCGAGAGCGATGAGCGGAAACAACGAGAAGAAGCCGTAGAAGGTGACCGCCGCAGCGGAGAAGTTGCCGTCGCGGTCGGAGTACCGCTCGTACGCGCCCATCGTGCGGCCCACACCGGGGAGGGCCAGCATCTTGTCCTTGATCGCCACGGCACTTGGTCTG is from Yinghuangia sp. ASG 101 and encodes:
- a CDS encoding YihY/virulence factor BrkB family protein codes for the protein MAIKDKMLALPGVGRTMGAYERYSDRDGNFSAAAVTFYGFFSLFPLIALAAAVVAAALSPGRVQDLQDKIADEIPGIADKINLSGLVDNAGAVGLVGGVVLLFSGLGWVEAVRKAIRKMWFPDEAQPEGVTATLTAKAKDIGILAGLGLAMALSVGASTFATSVIGRISETIGLHDNPAGRILLQIAAFAVAVLASLVLFVYLLVGIPTLTMPRRTALSGALIGAIGFEILKLIVATYISGVAGKSMYGAFGVPIALLLWIYFVTRLLLFCAAWTATDKRAEAWAREHEEAERPHHTDGGAGRDGEGGAPEPAGATTASEWQAKAPSSEARPPRWRGRRGGAHEAGPADDAPSDESGGADRPDRTENAAAAPRRAARSASALRGYALGMLGTAGAGVALERLTRRSRDGR
- a CDS encoding D-alanyl-D-alanine carboxypeptidase family protein, coding for MSYRSGPAMRLATVGAVLAAVVLGGTPAAVGAVPHTREAAPPPAEPPPPPDMSSLGGARLAQPGVQADLPPGTPPLPAVDAYSWLVADVTSGQILAAKNPHWKLAPASTLKTLFADTVLPKLDRDATHTVTVEELEGLGAGSSAVGVKENLTYRVEDLWNGVFLQSGNDAVRVLCHMNGGVEATVAEMNTRAKTLQGLDTQVVSPDGYDAPGQVSSAYDLALFSREGLKNPDFRTYAARQEAQFPGKDNTTFGISNTNTMLRTYPGMIGVKNGYTTNAKNTFVGAATRDGRTLMVSIMRVGTKGTIYDFTRQLLDWGFANARTAKPVGELVDPIGPDHDENGPDASPPPAPEPSPQPAMPVVENAGSSQGGGVDWGLWAGAGIPAVLLVSGTTVFLIRRRGWSRPTVYFDDDIVP